CGCGGCCGCCAAGGCCTATGCCGCCCAGGGTTCGATGGCGACGCCTTCGCTGGGCGGAGTCGGCGAGGCCAAGAAGGGCATGGACTTCGGCGCGATGGTGCGGTCGGCCATGACCGACACCCTGCACCAGACCCGCGCGGCCGAAACCAAGATGGCTCAGCAGGCGTCCGGCAAGGCCGAACTGATCGACGTCGTCACCGCCATCTCCTCGGCCGAGGCCAGCCTCGACACGGTGATGGCCGTGCGCGACCAGGTGATCTCGGCCTACCAGGAAATCATGCGGATGCCGATCTAGCGGCGCGGCTAGGCGGAGTCTGGCGAGCTTGCTAGCAAACCCACCATGCGCATCCTTCTTGATCGGTTCTATGATTTGCACCGACGGCTTTGGGGCCGCTACAGCCTCGATGATCCGCGCCCTATCGCGCTCGCGGCCCCCTACACGTTCCCCCTGCCATCCGAGGCCGAGGGGCAAGCCTTAACACCTGGCGAACTGGTCAAGCTGATGTTCCGCAGCGACCCACCTGGCCGCAAGTGGGACGCGGAGCGGATGTGGGTGAAGGTGACCGAGGTGTCGCCGGATGGCCTGGTCGGCGTGTTGGACAACGATCCGTACGACATGCCGCAACTGAGGGCCGGCGCCCGTATCGCTTTTCAAGCCCATCATGTGATCGATATCGAGTGGGGCGACGCGGCCAAGGGCGCGATGTTTGTCGCGCCGCAAAGGCAGATATGGGACCGCTGCATGGTCGATCGCTGTGTGATCGAAGAAGGCGTCGCGGTATCCTACGTCTATCGCGAGACGCCTGACCTAGATCAGGAAGACGACAAGTTTCCGGATAGCGGTTGGCGAGTGCGCGGTGACTGGCGAGGCCTCACTGACGATGAGATCGACGCGCGCGAAGTCGACTACGTGGCCATCGGCGTTGTCCTGAACAAGGACGATAGCTGGCTGCACCTGTTGCATGAACCGGTTGGCTCTGCGTTCATCCGCGACTTCGAGACGGACCTTTTCGTTCGGGAAGAGGATAGGCCCGAAGGCTGATCATCCGCGCCGCCGCTATAAAGCCCGACGCCTCACGCGCCGCTGGCGTCCACGACGATGGCGACCGTCTTGCCGCGCGACAGCGGGTCCCATCCCGCCGCCATGGCCGAGGCGATGGCCTTGGCCACCAGTTCCGGGGCGATCTGCGAAGGCTTCAGCTGCGGCGCGCCGTAGCGGGGCTGCGGGCCGGGCGGAAACTCCATCACCGCTTCGCGCTGGGCTTCCTTGTGACGGGCGGCGATCGCCATGCCGTGCCGCTCGTTGCCGTCGCTGGACCAGCCCGGCTGGCGATGAAGCCGCCAGACGAACGGTTCTCCACCGACTTCGATCTCAAATTCAGGAGTTTGCTTGGTTCGCGCCATGCAAGGGGTTTAGCGCGGCGAGCACGTTCAGACCATCCCGATGGCGAGTCTTGCCCTGATCGCGTCGATGAGTGGCGACTTGAGGGAGAGTCTTTCGTAGGGTGGTGGCAGTTCGGGTATATTTCAGGTGTAGAATTTTTTAGGGCGATTTAGGCGGAAATTTCTCCATTTTTTGCAAAGTAAAGTGAGGGAAATTCTTAACGAAGCTAGGGAAAACTTCTTGTAACGTTCCCGTCTAATCACTTGGAACGCTCTATGATTATGGTCGCCTAGGGGTAATTTTCTATGGCTAACAAAGTTGGCAAAATCGATTTGCCTGGCCTTTTCGAAGCCGAGCGCAAGCGTTTGATCAATGCGGTCAGTCAGGGCGACATTCTACACAAGACCAACAACCTTCGAGAGGCTGGCGCCAGGCTTGAGGCCGAGTTTCGGGACTTCTTGGGGAGTCGTGTGCCGCCACGGTTTCAAGTTCAAGCTGGTTACCTATTCGACGCCCAATCGACTTGCACGCCTCAGATCGATGCTATCGTCATTGACGGCGATCAGGCGCATGAAGTCATGCGTTCCGAAGGTGCGGTCTACGTTCCCTATCCGAGCGGTGTTGTAGTTGTCGAAATTAAGAATTCAGCAGGGGCGATAAAATCTAGCCTCGGACAGCTATCGAAAACGCTTACCGCCATTAAGGCCATGCAGAAGCTCGGTGCGGCCGCCCTCCAGGCCGCTGGGCGGCGAGGGCGCGCGGTCGCGCCAAGCGCGGTGATCACCGTTGGCGACAAGGTTGCAGCAATCTCGAAACCTGACCTCGCTGGTGGGCCGTTGTCAGTTCTTGTTATCGGCTCGACCGGGAAAACATCCCCTGTGACCTTTCGTTCGGCTTATAATTCTGTGAATAACCCTCCAGATTATCTTATAATATTAGATAAAGGGGTCATCATTACGCGCTATAGTCAGGATTTCAAATTTCCATCTCTTCAATTTCATCAATACGGTTTCGCTGGGCCTTGGGGAATATTTTCATCAAATGATGAATCTTATCCGGAAGGTCGCGCACTCTTGTGGCTCTACGCGGCAATCGCCGATTACTTGAATCTCTTTGCACACGATGGCGAAGGCGGCATTGCGCCGTTTACGCAGCAAATAGCAAAGGATTTTCCGCTTACGCTGAAGTCTGATCTATCATCCGCTAAAACGTGGTGATCTGGCGACCATCTTGAATGAATATCTCAGCGTTAACCGATGGCATCCAGCGTTGCTAAGGGTCGCTTAGAGACCTGCGTGCAGAATAGGGATGGTGGCTGGCGCTATAGGTACAAACTAACGCCCGTCGCTCCCGGGGTTTTTCTCCCGCAAAAACAACACCGAAAGTTCCCTTATCCTCCCCCTCTCGCGCCCACGGCATAATCACCGCACCACAAGGCGATGGGGAGGGCGCTAAGGCCTGCGACCTTCGCGGCCTTGGGGTGCGGTCGAGCGGGCGTGCTCGTCGGCGGTGGTTCCGAGAGGAGCCGCCAACCTCATCCATCTGGTGCCGGCCGGGCCTGGAACACAGATACGGCGTTGGATGAGGGCCGGCGAGGCGACAGGTTTGCGGTGACGCAGGCGTTCCGGGACCGGGCCACGCGAGCCCGGTCCGCCCGTCGGGGGCTAAGACTGGCGAGGTCCGAACAGGGCCGATCGCCGGGCGCTCCCGGATAACGATCGCGCGGAGCGTCGGTCCTGGTCGAAACGGTATTTCTTCAAACAGCTTCCGGGCCTGGCCCGGCGCTCCGCAGCCCTCCCCGAACTTCAGCGGCCCGCCGCGTGAGGCGGCTAGGCCATGTCCTTAAGAAAAGGCGTTTCAGCGCGTGATCGTGATGCTCAGCGTGGGCAGCGTCGCGACCCAGGCCGCGCCCCAGGCCCAGGCCTGGTCGACCATCTGGTGGACGTCGATCATGCCGCGCGCCGTGGCGATCATGCCGCCCCAGACCACGGTGTTCAGCAGCACCATGGCCACCACGGCCCAGCGCAGGCGGGCGAGGGCGCGCTTCTGGGCGAGCGGGACGCGGGCTTCGAAGGGGCGGCCGAGAGTGAGCGTGTTGTGGGCGAAGGTCATGATCGGTCTCCGTGAGCCGTCTCCCGTCGCGTCGAACGCGCCGGGAATCAGCTGAAGCATTAGGCTTCCCACGCCGCGCGTTCTGACTGACTGTGACAGGACGCCCCTGCGACAGCACGTCCCTGTTCCCCTTGGCCTTCCGGAGCCGCATGACCGACGCCATCGTTCTGGACCAGGTGCGCAAGGCCTATGACGGCCAGGTGGTTCTCCAGCCCACCAGTCTCTCCATCGCTCAGGGCCAGTTCGTGGCCCTGGTCGGCGGATCGGGGGCGGGCAAGACCACCCTGCTCAAGACCATCAACGGCCTGGTCGCGCCCGACGGAGGTCGGGTGCTGATCGACGGGGCGTCGACCGCCGACCTGGACGGCCCGACCCTGCGCCGGCGGATCGGCTACGTGTTCCAGGAGGTGGGCCTGTTTCCGCACCTGACCGTGGCCGAGAACATCGGCATCGGCCCGACTCTACTGGGTTGGGAGCCGGCCATGATCGCCGCGCGGACCGCCGAACTGCTCGACTTGGTGGCCTTGCCGCCGGCGGTGGCGACGCGTCGTCCCGCCGCCCTGTCCGGCGGCCAGCGCCAGCGGGTGGGCGTGGCGCGGGCCCTGGCGGCCAAGCCATCGATCCTGCTGATGGACGAGCCGTTCGGAGCGCTGGACTCGGTGACCCGCGTGGCCCTGGCCGACGACGTGCGCCGCCTTCACGACCAACTGCGCCTGACCACCGTGATGGTCACCCACGACATCGCCGAGGCCGTGCTGCTGGCCGACCGCATCGTGGTGATGAGCCAGGGAAGGGTGATCGCCGACGACACGCCCCGATCGCTGCTGGCCGGCCATCCCGACCCGGCCGTCGAGGCCCTGATGCAGGCCCCGCGTCGCCAGGCCGTTCGCATGCGGGAGATCGCCGGTGAATAACGGCCTGTTGTCCCTATTGCCCGAGCGCCTGGCCTGGCACGTCACCCTGTCGGCGGCGGCCCTGGTGCTCGGCCTGCTGATCGCCTTGCCGCTGGGCGTGCTGGCCGCCCGCAGTCCGCGCCTGCGCTGGCCGGCCCTGGCCCTGGCCGGGCTGGTGCAGACCATCCCCAGCCTGGCCCTGCTGGCCCTGTTCTATCCGCTGCTGCTGTTGCTCTCGAACCTGGCCAAGGGGGCGTTCGGTCACGGCTTCTCGGCCCTGGGCTTCCTGCCGTCGCTGCTGGCCCTGACCCTCTATTCGATGCTGCCGATCCTGCGGAACACCGTGGCCGGCCTGACGGGCGTCGACCCGGCGGTGGTCGAGGCGGCGCGGGGCGTGGGCATGACCGACCGCCAGCGGCTGTGGCGGGTGGAGCTGCCCCTGGCGGCGCCGGTGATCATGGCCGGGGTGCGCACGGCGGCGGTGTGGACCATCGGGGCGGCGACCCTGTCGACCCCCGTCGGCCAGACCTCGCTGGGCGACTACATCTTCTCGGGCCTGCAGACCGAGAACTGGGCGATGGTCCTGACCGGCTGCGTCGCCTCGGCCTTGCTGGCGCTGGTGGTCGATCAACTGCTGGGCCTGATCGAGCGCGGGACCGAGCGGCGGGACCGGCGACTGTGGGGCGCGGGCCTGGCCGGGCTGGCCGTGGGCCTGGCGGTCGCCGTCGCGCCGCTGGCGGCGGACCTGGCGCCGCATCCGATCCGTTACGTGATCGGGGCCAAGAACTTCTCCGAACAGTACATCCTGGCCGAGGTGATGGCCGACCGGCTGGAGGGGCGGGGGGCGCAGGTCACCCGCAAGATCAACCTGGGCTCGGCGGTCGCCTACCGCGCCTTGGCGGCCGGCGAGATCGACGCCTATGTCGACTATTCCGGCACCCTGTGGGCCAACGTCCTGGGCCGCAAGGACAACCCCGGTCGCGCCGCCGTTCTCGACGGTCTGCGCGCCGAGCTGAAGCGCCGCGACGGCGTGGTGCTGCTGTCGCCCCTGGGCTTCGAGAACGCCTACGCCCTGGCCATGCGCCGCGACCGCGCCCAGGCCCTGGGGATCCGCACCCTGGCCGATCTCGCCGCCAAGGCTCCGCAGCTGACCATGGGCGGCGACCTGGAGTTCTTCTCGCGCCCCGAATGGGCCAGCGTCGAGACGACCTACGGCCTGCGCTTCAAGGCCAAGCGTCAGTTCCAGCCGACGTTCATGTACCGCGCCCTGGGCTCGGGCGAGGCCGACGTGATCTCGGCCTTCTCCAGCGACGGCCGCATCGCCGCCGACGACCTGGTGGTGCTGGGCGACCCCAAGGGCGCGCTGCCGCCCTATGACGCGGTGCTGCTGATCGCGCCGGGTCGGGCGGACGA
The window above is part of the Caulobacter soli genome. Proteins encoded here:
- a CDS encoding flagellar hook-basal body complex protein FliE; this encodes MITALAAAKAYAAQGSMATPSLGGVGEAKKGMDFGAMVRSAMTDTLHQTRAAETKMAQQASGKAELIDVVTAISSAEASLDTVMAVRDQVISAYQEIMRMPI
- a CDS encoding immunity protein Imm33 domain-containing protein, which translates into the protein MRILLDRFYDLHRRLWGRYSLDDPRPIALAAPYTFPLPSEAEGQALTPGELVKLMFRSDPPGRKWDAERMWVKVTEVSPDGLVGVLDNDPYDMPQLRAGARIAFQAHHVIDIEWGDAAKGAMFVAPQRQIWDRCMVDRCVIEEGVAVSYVYRETPDLDQEDDKFPDSGWRVRGDWRGLTDDEIDAREVDYVAIGVVLNKDDSWLHLLHEPVGSAFIRDFETDLFVREEDRPEG
- a CDS encoding DUF6602 domain-containing protein, with amino-acid sequence MANKVGKIDLPGLFEAERKRLINAVSQGDILHKTNNLREAGARLEAEFRDFLGSRVPPRFQVQAGYLFDAQSTCTPQIDAIVIDGDQAHEVMRSEGAVYVPYPSGVVVVEIKNSAGAIKSSLGQLSKTLTAIKAMQKLGAAALQAAGRRGRAVAPSAVITVGDKVAAISKPDLAGGPLSVLVIGSTGKTSPVTFRSAYNSVNNPPDYLIILDKGVIITRYSQDFKFPSLQFHQYGFAGPWGIFSSNDESYPEGRALLWLYAAIADYLNLFAHDGEGGIAPFTQQIAKDFPLTLKSDLSSAKTW
- a CDS encoding ATP-binding cassette domain-containing protein; translated protein: MTDAIVLDQVRKAYDGQVVLQPTSLSIAQGQFVALVGGSGAGKTTLLKTINGLVAPDGGRVLIDGASTADLDGPTLRRRIGYVFQEVGLFPHLTVAENIGIGPTLLGWEPAMIAARTAELLDLVALPPAVATRRPAALSGGQRQRVGVARALAAKPSILLMDEPFGALDSVTRVALADDVRRLHDQLRLTTVMVTHDIAEAVLLADRIVVMSQGRVIADDTPRSLLAGHPDPAVEALMQAPRRQAVRMREIAGE
- a CDS encoding glycine betaine ABC transporter substrate-binding protein; this translates as MNNGLLSLLPERLAWHVTLSAAALVLGLLIALPLGVLAARSPRLRWPALALAGLVQTIPSLALLALFYPLLLLLSNLAKGAFGHGFSALGFLPSLLALTLYSMLPILRNTVAGLTGVDPAVVEAARGVGMTDRQRLWRVELPLAAPVIMAGVRTAAVWTIGAATLSTPVGQTSLGDYIFSGLQTENWAMVLTGCVASALLALVVDQLLGLIERGTERRDRRLWGAGLAGLAVGLAVAVAPLAADLAPHPIRYVIGAKNFSEQYILAEVMADRLEGRGAQVTRKINLGSAVAYRALAAGEIDAYVDYSGTLWANVLGRKDNPGRAAVLDGLRAELKRRDGVVLLSPLGFENAYALAMRRDRAQALGIRTLADLAAKAPQLTMGGDLEFFSRPEWASVETTYGLRFKAKRQFQPTFMYRALGSGEADVISAFSSDGRIAADDLVVLGDPKGALPPYDAVLLIAPGRADDRKLRDALAGLDGAITVEAMQKANFAVDRDTGKVSPSEAARALETGLKR